Below is a window of Candidatus Viadribacter manganicus DNA.
CCTGCGCTCGTTCTCGGCGTACTTGCCCGTTTGAAAGCCGGTGCCCCAGAGCTGCGAGGCGTGAAAGAAATCAATCAGCAACTCGCCGCAACGCGTGCTGCACGGCTCGCCACTTTCCAGCCACGCCAAAGCGCTCCGGCCACCCTCCACCGAGCGATCGGTATAGGTGACGAGATGCTCCAGCATCCGGTCATTCTCGACGATCTCGTCGCGCAACTGCGCCAGATAAACACTCTCCTGAGCACGCAACGCCCGCGCCTCATTCCAATTGCCGAGTTGGATACCCACGAACACACCGATTACGACGATCACAAAATCGATCCCGATCGCCGTCCATTCCTGCTTGCGCAGATGCTCCATGACGCGACGGAGGATCATGGCGTAGAGCCCGATCTCGGGAGCGTGACGTTCATGCCGGTGGTTGCGTTCAGATCGTCGATAAAGGGCTGAAACTGCGTTGTGTCCACGCAGGCGCCATAGGTTGCGACAGTGTTGGCGATGAAGTCTGCGATGTCCCCATCTGTTGACGATGTGAAGCGAAAAAACCGCCGCTCATTCTGAAAATCGAAAGCCATGATGGCTTCCCGCGCTTGGCGCGCGTGGACCGTCATGATCCCTTCCATCGAGGCGAGCCGACTTAGCGTCGCGTACGCCTCACGCCGTTGCGCCGCGTCAAACGGGCCCGACATCGACAAATGCGAGAGCTCACCCGCGAGATCGAACGCCGCGTCCTGCCGTTCTCGAAAACCCTCCGTTGCCACGAAAACTGCGCTTATTTGGATGAAGCGTTGCCGGTCCATGTCGATTGCGGCGTCGCCGGCGAGCAGCGAGCGCCATGTTGCGTCGGACCAGGGCCGGCGCGGCGAGCGCAGGACACGTGGAAGCACCATATGCTCGCTGTTCCGGTTGATGCTCTCAGGAATCTCCGCGGCCCAATAGCCATCGGAGCGCTGAAGCCGATCGGCAAGCGCCCGGAAACGCTCGCGTCTGCAGGGCTCGACGGCGAGGCGCTCGCTGGCGTGGAGATACAGCATGACCATATCGACCTCGACCGCGTCGATGGCCTCGCGCGTGGCGCGGGCGCGGTTGGCGCTGGTGATGAGCTCCTGGGCGATAAGGGTGATGCTCAAACCGATGACGATGATCGCGACTTCGAAGCCAAAGCGCTTCCACCCCTTAAGATCGCCGATCTGACGAAAGAAGCGCATTCGATCTCCCCCGCCAGCATCTAGCCGCAAGCGCGCGCGACTGACAACGATCGGCCTGGAGACTTGGGAAAAGTCCGGCCCTGCGCTAAGAGCCCGCCTCAATGTCCGCAAAAGCCCCCACCATCGGCGTCGTTTCACTCGGCTGCCCCAAAGCCCTCGTCGACAGCGAGCGCATCATCACGCGCCTGCGCTCCGAAGGCTATCAGCTCAGCGGCTCCTACGAAGGCGCCGACCTTGTCGTCGTGAATACGTGCGGCTTCCTCGATAGCGCCAAAGCCGAAAGCCTCGACGCCATCGGCGAAGCCATTGCCGAGAACGGCAAAGTCATCGTCACCGGCTGCCTCGGCAAAGAAGAAAACCTGATCCGCCAAGCGCACCCGAAAGTGCTGGAGATCACCGGCCCGCACCAATACGAGGCCGTCGTCGGCGCCGTGCACACGCATCTGCCGCAGCTGCACGATCCCAAAATCGATCTCGTGCCCGAAGGCGGCTTCCGCCTCACGCCGCGCCACTACGCGTATCTGAAGATCTCCGAAGGCTGCAATAATCGCTGTACCTTCTGCATCATCCCATCGATCCGCGGCGACCTCGTCTCGCGCCGCGCCAACGCCGTGCTGAAAGAGGCCGAAGGCTTGGTCAAAGCCGGCGTCAAAGAACTGCTGGTCATCTCGCAGGACACGTCGGCCTACGGCGTTGACCTCAAATATGCCGAGAGCAAATGGAAGGACCGCATGGTCCGCGCCAAATTCTACGACCTCTGCAAAGAGCTCGGCGACTTGGGCGCATGGGTGCGCCTCCACTACGTCTATCCCTATCCGCACGTCGACGAAGTCGTCGCTCTGATGGCCGAAGGCAAAGTACTGCCCTACCTCGACATCCCGTTCCAGCACGCCTCACCAAACGTGCTGAAGGCCATGCGCCGCCCCGCGAACCAGGACAAAGTCCTGGATCGCATCAAGGCGTGGCGCAAAATCTGCCCTGACCTCACCATCCGTTCGAGCTTCATCGTCGGCTTCCCCGGTGAAACCGAAGACGATTTCGAAACCCTGCTCGATTTCATCGAAGAAGCCGAAATCGATCGCGCCGGCGTGTTCAAATACGAAAACGTCGACGGCGCGCCCTCACGCGATCTCCCCGGCCACATCGATCAAGACGACGTCGATGAGCGCTACGATCGCTTCATGGAAGCGCAGACCGCGCTCGCCCACCAGCGCCTCCAATCCATGATCGGCAAAACCGTCGACGCGATCTGCGACGGCTGGGACGAAGACGCCGAAGCCTACGCCTTCCGCACCAAGGCCGACGCACCCGAAATCGACGGGGTCACCTATGTCGATAGCGACGACGAAATCGCCGAAGGCACGATCTGCCAGCTCGAAATCCTCGGCGGCGAGGGCCACGAAATGGTCGGCGCGCTAAAGGACTAAACCTCCCTTGCAATCTGCGCCGTAATCGAAATTCCCTTTTGACTTAGCGCCGCGTCCGTGGACTCTGCTATCCTCCTTGGGGGAGGCGACATGAAACAGATTGCATCCATCGGCTTATGTTTGGCCCTAGCCGTCAGCGCGCTCGCGACCAAGGCGATGGCGCAAACGCTCGCAAACCGCCCTGCTCTCGATTTCACCGGCGCCCCGAGCCCAACCGGCGAAGACCCAGTCTTCTCACGCTCCGTCGCTGCGCGCTTTGCCGGCGTGCCGCTCGCCCAAGTGCTGACCGACATTCGCGCCCAAGGCTTCGAGTGCGCCTCTGACTATTGCACGCGCACCGTCATGGAAGACGCCTGCGCCAATGCGTGGACCATCGACATCGCCGCCGATCACACGCTGAGCGGGCGCCACTCACGCCTCTGCATGGGCGCGGCGGAAGACGAGTGAGTTCAGCCATGTCCAAATCGTTCATCGCCGCGCTCTGCGCGCTCATGCTCAGCGCCTGCGCAAGCACCAGCGCACCGGCGCAAGCCACGGCATCGCCCGCCGCTACGATCACGCTCTTCGAAGGCGGCTGCTATTACATGAGCAGCTGCACGACTTACGAGATCACCGTGCAAGCCAACGGCGCCTACAGTCTCAACGCACAGAGCAACGCACGCACCCAAGGCCTCAGCGAAGGTCAACTCGGCGCCGAAGCCTTCGCCGCAGCCGAACGCGCCCTCGCCGCAGCGAACTTCGCCTCGCTGCCCGAGACCATGAACGGCTCAAACCGCAGCGTGTGGGATCCAGATGTCTATCCGTGCATGAACCACGCGCCCGGCGCACGCATCACACGCCGCACCGGCGATGGCGCCGTAAAGGCGGTCTATTGGGATCAAGGCTGCCGCTCAGCGGAGATGAGTGCGCTCATCGATCAACTCCGCGCCGCCTTCCACTACGATCATCTAGTCCGCCCGGAGTAGCAGCGCACAGCAAGCCGGCGCATGCCCTCGAATGTTCGATCATAGCGGCGCCCACGCTTCTTCTCGGCATCATTGGCGCATCGTGCGGTGTGGCGATCTTTCGTCTCTTGAATGCGAAGCTCTAACGCACACGCGAAAAGGCGTTTCGTCGGCCGTTGCCGAGATAAAACCATTCAAAATCATTTGGACCGAAGTCACCGATCTCGGACACGCGCGGGCGTCCTTCAAGAGGCACGAATACAATGTAGTGTTTTGCTGGATCGACGTTGTCCGTCAGGCCGGGCGGTGGCGCATCGCCGGCGAACACCATCCATCTTTCCGCAGGCTGATCGTCGCCATCATAGCTGCTCACCGATGAGCCGTCCGCATTGAGCGTGAGCATCTCCCGCTCCTCGTAAACGGAACGCCAGACGCCCACGAACTGCTGAGCGAAGGCATCGATGTCGCGTTCGTTCAGGTTCGCCGCCGCCGATCCCGCCTCCACTGGCGATATCGCCTCCGCAGGTGAATCCGTTCGTGCATTTTCAGGCGCGTCCGAGCTGCACGCGACGACGACAAATCCGAAAAATGCTAGCAGCGGCATGAGCAAGATGCGCTTCGACAAAGACTTACCCTGCGGGTTTGAAACGGACACAACCGGCCAAATCTGACTGCGCCTTACTTCCGCACCTTCGGCTCGCCGAGCGTCATGAAGATCACAGGGCCTTCAGTCGGCGCCCGATAGACGCCGTGCGAGCCATTTACCTTCATCGCCAGCGCGGTCATGTGCCAAGCGCCCTTCTCGTCCATGCGCAACCAGCGCTGCGTCAGCTCGTCGATGCCGTGCTTGTCGCCAAACCAGCGCGTGCGCTCGGCATCATTGCGCAGACGCTGCACAACCATCGGGTGATCCCAGGCCCAGCGGAAAATCTCCGTACGCGGATTCCAAGCGCCAATGATCTGCACCGGCGCTGTGACCATCGCGCCGTCCTTACGCTCGAACTGAATGATGCCGGCGTTCTGATCGACGACCCAAGGCGCTGTATCAAGCTTCAGCTTCCGTGAAAGCCAACGCTGCCGGTTCAGAAGATCGATCCAGCTTTCTGCAAAGAAGCGATCGACATCGACCTCTTCTCCGCCCCACGGCACCAGCGCGCCGACAGGCGCACGCGGTTCAGCCGTTCGCGCGGACGCTTTGCGCTTCGTTTTGAGCATGCGCTCCCGTTGATCCCCAGCGCCCCAAGCCGTTTGTGGATAAGAGCAATTCCCCCAGCGCGGGTAAAGTCATTTCGACATGGGGGTCCTCAGCAAGCCCGCCCTAGGCCCCTTCGTCGCCCTTTTTGCGTCCGCCGCGCCCGATCGTGAGCGCTTTGATCACGCCGCGCATGGTCTGCGCCTCCTGCTGGGTCAACCGCGCGCGCATGAACATCGACCGCAGATTGCGTTTCATCAGCGGCGCCTTGTCCATCGGATGAAAGAAGCGCCCGTGCTCGAGCTCAGCTTCCAAATGCGCGAACAGGCCGTCGAGTTCTTCCTGCGTCGCTGGCGGGTTGTCGCCCTGAAACCAGACCGGTGCGTCGGTCTCCTGGCGCGCCTCAGCATAAGCGTAAGCAAAAACCGCCACCGCGTTCGCAAGGTTCAACGACGCAAATCCTGGGTTGACCGGCAGCGTCAAGATCGCATCGGCGCGCGCCACTTCGTCAGTCTCCATACCCGAAGCCTCGGGCCCAAACATCACAACCGGACGTTCCCCGGCCGCGATCGCCGCGCGCAGTTTTGAAGCGGCCTCGCGCGGCCCCCAAACTGGCTTCTCCAAACCCCGCGGCCGCGCCGTCGCCGCCAAGACCAAAGTCGCGTCGGAAAGCGCCTCCTCAACCGACCACTCGACCCGAGCCGCCTTCAGCACGGTGTCGGCGCCGACCGCCACTTGCTCAGCCTTCGGGTTCGGCCAACGATCCCGCGGCGCCACCAGCCGCAGCGACACCAGCCCGAAATTCAAGAGCACCCGCGCCACCGCGCCGATATTCTCCCCCATCTGTGGCCGCAGCAGACACACAGCCGGCCATGTCTCCTCGATTGGAGGGGGCATATTGCGCGCGCGCGTCATTGGGTTGGGCAAGGCCAGGGCATATCGGCAAACTCATTCAGCATCAGGCGGTGCGCCGCAAGCGCCCGCGACCAGAGACCGCCTCCGGGCGCTGTTTGCGCGCCGCTCCCAAGCTGCTACCACCCGCCCAAATCCCCGAACGCGAAAGGTGAGTAACGATGGCGAAGATCAAGGTCGACAATCCGGTCGTCGATATGGACGGCGATGAGATGACCCGGATCATCTGGGCGCTGATCAAAGAACGCCTGATCCACCCCTATCTCGACCTCGACATCAAATATTACGATCTGGGCGTTGAGGCGCGCGACGCCACCAACGACCAAATCACCATCGACGCCGCCAACGCCACCAAGCAATACGGCGTCGCCGTGAAGTGCGCGACGATCACACCCGACGAAGCGCGCGTGAAGGAATTCGGCCTCAAGGAAATGTGGAAGAGCCCGAACGGCACCATCCGCAACATCCTCGGCGGCGTCATCTTCCGCGAACCGATCATCATGAAGAACGTGCCGCGCCTGGTGCCGGGCTGGACGCAACCGATCGTCGTCGGCCGTCACGCGTTCGGCGACCAATACCGCGCCACCGATTTCAAATTCCCGGGCAAGGGCACGCTCACCATCAAGTTTGTCGGCGAAGACGGCACAACGATCGAGAAGGAAGTGTTCAAGGCGCCGGGCCCGGGCGTCACCATGGCGATGTACAACCTCGATGACAGCATCAAGGACTTCGCCCGCGCCTCGTTCAATTACGGCTTGCTGAAGAACTACCCGGTCTATCTCTCGACCAAGAACACGATCCTCAAAGCCTATGACGGCCGCTTCAAGGATATCTTCCAAGAGATCTTCGACGCCGAATTCAAAGCCGAGTTCAACAAGCGCAAGCTCACCTACGAACACCGCCTGATCGACGACATGGTCGCCTCGGCGCTGAAATGGTCCGGCGGCTACGTGTGGGCGTGCAAGAACTACGATGGCGACGTCCAATCCGACACCGTCGCGCAAGGCTTCGGTTCACTCGGCCTGATGACATCGGTGCTGATCACGCCAGACGGCAAGACCATGGAAGCGGAGGCCGCGCACGGCACCGTGACGCGCCACTATCGCCAGCACCAGAAGGGCGAACCGACCTCAACCAACTCAGTCGCGTCGATTTTTGCCTGGACGCGCGGCCTCGCCCATCGCGGCAAGCTCGATAACAACCAGAAGCTCATCGACTACGCGCTGCTTCTGGAAAAAATCACCATCGACACAGTCGAATCCGGCCAGATGACCAAGGACCTCGCCGTCCTCGTCGGCGACAAGCAAACTTGGCTCACCACCGAAGGCTTCCTCGACGCGGTCGGCGACAACCTCGACAAGGCGATGACCAAGGCCTGATATGAGAAAGCGCCGCTCCTCGCTGTCAGGCAGCTGGAGCGGCGCTTATCGCTACCCGAACGGCGGACACGAGACCGTCTTCAACGCGCAGATCGAGGAAACCGGCGGCGCGTTCATCGGCGCAACCCAAGAGCCTAACGAATTCCTCGACACCACTGACAGCATTCTTCACGGCGAGATCGACGGCTTCCGCGAAGGCGCTTCGATCAGCTTCACCAAATTCTACAATCACGGCCAAAAAGGCGCGCGCCACTCGATCCGCTATCAAGGCTCGATCGACGCTAATTTAACGCGCATCGAAGGACGCTGGATCGTCAGCAACGACTGGGCCGGGACATTCTTCATGACCCGTGACGATCTCGGCGAAGAAGAAGCCGTCGAACGCGAAGTCGAAATCCCAATCGAGAACCGCAAATGATCATTCGTGAAGCCCGCGCCACTGACCGCACGCAATGGGACGACCTCTGGGCCGGCTATCTCACCTTCTATGAATCAAGCCTGGCGCCGGAAGTAACCGACAGCACTTGGCGGCGCCTGCTCGATCCCAACGAGCCGATGCAAGCGCTCGTCGCCGAGGATGAAACGGGCGCGCTCCTCGGCTTCACGCACGTCGTCTTCCATCGCGGCACATGGTCGATAGGCGATTTCTGCTATCTCGAAGACCTCTTCGTCGCGCCCAATGCGCGCAAGCACGGCGTCGCCCGTGCGCTCATCGAAGCCGTCTACGCGCTCGCCGATCAGCGCGGCGCCGCCCGCGTCTATTGGCTAACCCACGAGAGCAACCTCACCGCGCGCAAACTCTACGACCAAGTCGCGCAAAACCGCGGCTTCATCCAATACCGGCGCTAGTCCACTGCCAGAATTACGCTGAGCCTGTCGAAGCGCGACGCACGCACAGGTCTATTCCTTAAACGCCGGCGTCGGTCGCCACGGATAAGGCTGCGGCATGTCCGTCGACACCTTGTCCGGATAAGCCGGCACGCGCTTTTCAAGAAACGACGTCACGCCCTCTTTCGCATCGCCCGCACGTCCGCGCGCGACCATCAAGCGGCTCTCCAACCGGTGCGCTTCCATCGGATGCGAGGCATCGAGCATATCGAGCAGCATCCGTCGCGACAGCGCCACCGAGACCGGCGATGTGTTGTCGGCAATCTCGCGCGCCAAGGCATGCGCCGCCGGCAGCAGATCGTCAGGTTTATAAAGCGAGCGCACCAGCCCACGCTCCTTAGCTTCCTCGCTCGAAAACACGCGCCCCGTCATCACCCATTCGAGCGCCGTCGAAACACCAACCAGCCGTGGCAGGAAGTACGACGACAACGTCTCCGGCACGATGCCGCGCTTGGCGAAGACGAAACCCATCTTCGCGCCTTCAACCGCAAGCCGCACATCCATCGGCAGCGTCATCGTCGCGCCGACGCCGACCGCCGGGCCATTGATCGCCGCGATCACCGGCTTTTTGCTTTCATAGATGCGCAAGCCAACCCGGCCGCCGCCATCGCGGACGCGATCTTCCTCAAATTCAACGCCCCGGCCCGCGAGGCGCTTTTCATAGTTGAACGTATCGCCCGCGCTCGCGAGATCGGCGCCCGCGCAGAACGCCCGCCCCTCGCCGGTGACGATCACCGCCCGCACGCTGTCATCGGCGTCGGTCACGTCGAACGCCGCGATCATCTCATGCATCATCAGCTCGTTGAACGCGTTCATCCGGTCAGGCCGGTGAAGCGTCAGCGTGGCGACCCCATTCGCGATATCGAGTTTGATGGCTTCGTAGTTGGACATCGGTGCGGCTCCGCAATGAACGTCTAGCTAGCGCTCAGAGCCGCAACAACTCAACCTCTGCCGCTTGGTAAGGGTCGAGCTTGTAGACCATGTGGTGGTGGATCGCGACCAGCTGACCCGCGCCCCAATCTTCGATGATTTCAGCATCGTCGCGCTCGCGCGCCTGCCATTGCGAGCCGTCTTCACAGATCAGCACTTTGCCGCGCGCCAGCACAGCATCGATCATCGACACCGCCCCCGACTGCGCTCCGGCGCCTAATCCGACTCGGAACACCGAGAGAATCGCGTCACGCTGCTGCTGCGAGAGTCGGCCCCAGTCGAGCCGATCGAAAAGCTCTGGCCCAAGAAACGCGGCCAGTGAATCGTTATGCGTCATATCGGTCGTCCCCACTCCCGAATCGAGTCGACCAAGAACAGTTGATTCGGTTTCCGAGACGTTACTGACTCGAACCGATTACCTTGAGCTGACGCATCGTAAGCAAAACCGAAATTGCAAAACCGCTCGCCACGGCAAGCAACTCTATTGAGCTGGTGCCGAACGCAAACGCCACCACGATAGACTGCAACCAAAGAACGAGACGGAGCAAACCAAGCCAAGGACTTCCCCAACGGCTTCCGAACGTTCCCCACTCGTCATCGAACAAATCCGGCTTTCGTGCTTCACGCCGAAACGCCTCCCCGACGCGAGTTCGCGTCTCGTTTCCTTTGCGGTCAAAAACCAGCGCGAGAAACAGGCAGAGCGCGATTGCAGCGGCTAGTCCCGCGACGACGATCATAACTCCCGGCGCGACCACCTCTTTCGCAAAAATCGTGATCAGCACAACGATGGCGACGGCCGTAGCGGCGGCGCACCCAAAAGTCTCAACCCAATCAACTTTCATTGCGCTTCTCTAGGGCGCTAGAGCGCCGAAGCTCGGCTTGGGCTGTTGCTTGAACGCGAACGCGACCATCGCGAGACCAATGAGCGGTCCGATCAATCCGACAAGCCCGCCCTCGACACCCAGGATCTTAAGGGCGGAGACACCGATCCGCTTCACAGCGCCAGCCGCCAGATAAAGTCGCGATCGGCAACGCGGCCAACCATGAATTTATGTTCGCCGACATGCTCAAAACCGTAGCGTTTGTAGAACGCCTGCGCGCGCGTGTTGTTTTCCCAGACGCTGAGAAACATCACCCGCGCGCCCTTGCCGCGCGCCCACGACAGCGCCTCGTCCATCAAGGTCTTTGCAACGCCGGTGCCTTTGGTCGATGTATCGACATAGAGCCGATGCAGTTCGAGGGCATCGCTTGCGTCGACCTCCATGTCGACCTCGCCCATCTTGCAATAGCCGACGATGTCATCGCCGCGCAGCGCCAAGCGGTAGCGCGAGGCCGGATCGGCGATCTCAGCGCCAATCACCGGCGCGCGATACTTGGCCTCGACGTACGCGGCGAGATCTTCCGGCGGATAAAGGTGACCGAACGTCTCGGTGAACGAAAGCTCAGCGAACGCAGCGAGCGCGTGTGCATCCGCCGCTGTCGCGTCGCGATAGACGATCTCGCTCACGCCGCCAGCGCGCCTTGAAGCGCCGCGCGAATGGCTTCAAGCGCCTTCGCGGCTTCGCCGCCGTTCGGCCCGCCGCCTTGCGCCATATCCGGGCGCCCGCCGCCGCCTTGACCACCGACGGCCGCAACGCCCGCTTTCACCAGATCGACAGCGTTGACCTTGCCTTTAAGATCGTCGGTCACGCCGATCGCCAGCGCCGCCTTGCCGTCTTCAACACCGACATACGCCACGACGCCCGAACCGATCGACTTTTTGCCTTCATCGACAAGCCCGCGCAGCTCCTTCGCCGGCACGCCCTCAAGCACGCGCGCCAACACCGAAACACCAGCAACGCTCTCCGGGCCCGCTGGGGCGCTTTGGCCGCCGCCGCCGCCCGCCAGCGCGAGTTTCTTTTTGGTGTCGGCCAATTCGCGCTCGAGCCTGCGCCGCTCATCGGCAAGCTGCGACACGCGCTCGGTAACTTCGGCCAACGGCGCCTTGATGTTCGACGCGATCGCCTTCGCCAGACCCGCTTGCGCTTTCAGATGCGCCAGCGCCGCCGCGCCCGTCGCGCCTTCGATACGGCGCACGCCCGAAGCAACCCCACCTTCGCCGGTGATTGCGAACACGGCGATATCGCCGGTGCGCTTCACGTGCGTGCCGCCGCACAACTCAACCGAATAGGCTTTGCCGGTATGGCTGAGAGCATCGCCTAGGCGAAGCACGCGCACGGTGTCGCCGTACTTTTCGCCGAACAGCGCCAGCGCGCCTTCTTCGATCGCCTTCGCGGGCGCCATTTCCTTGATCACGCCTTCGGTGTTCTGGCGGATCACCGCGTTCACTTCATCTTCGACACGAGAGATTTCGTCAGCCGTCATCGCCTGGCCGTGGCTGAAGTCGAAGCGGAAGTAATCCGCCTCAACCAGCGAGCCTTTCTGCGACACGTGCGGCCCCAGAACGTTGCGCAACGCCGCGTGCAGCAAGTGCGTCGCCGAGTGGTTCGAACGAATTTTCGCACGTCGCTCGTGATCGATCTCGAGCGCGGCCTTGTCGCCAACCTTCACTGCGCCCTTCACCAAGCGCCCGACATGCGCATGCAGCGCACCGACCTGCTTTTGCGTGTCCTCAACGACAAACTCGGCCCCGCTGGCGAACTTGATAACGCCCTGGTCGCCCGATTGGCCGCCGCTCTCGGCGTAGAATGGCGTGCTATCGAACACGAGCGCGCCTGTCGCGCCCTCGTGCAATTCATGCTGCTCAGCGCCGCCTGAGACGATCGCCGTCACCGCGCCATCGCCGGCTTCGGCGCCATAACCCAAGAACGCGTTGCCTTTGGTGCGTTCGAGGATCGAGTGCCAGATAGCTGGATTGTCGGCGCCGTCAGCGCCCTTCCAACTTGCCGCGCCCTGATCGCGCTGCTCCTGCATCGCCGCATCATATTGCGCGACGTCCACTTCAAGCGAACGCCCGCGCAGGATGTCTTGCGTCAGATCGAGCGGGAAGCCGAACGTGTCGTAGAGCTTGAACGCGGTACGACCCGAAAGCTTCTGGCCGCCCTTCAAGCCGCCGATCTCTTCTTCGAGCAACTTCAGACCGTTCGCCAACGTGCGACGGAAGCGCTCTTCCTCCTCACGCAATTGCGCTTCGATGACAGGCTGCGCGCGCTTCAGCTCCGGATACGCATCACCCATCTCGGCGATCAGCGTCGGCGCCAAGCGGTGCATCAACGGTTCTTTCGCACCCAGGATATGCGCGTGGCGCATGGCGCGGCGCATGATCCGGCGCAGCACATAGCCACGGCCTTCGTTCGACGGCGAAACGCCGTCCGCGATCAAGAAACACGACGAGCGCAGGTGATCGGCGATCACGTTGTGGCTCGGCGCGCGTTCGCCTTCGGCTTTGGTCTTGGTCAGTTCTTCCGACGCCGCAATCAGCGTCTTGAAGAGATCTGTCTCGAACACTGAGTCCACGCCCTGCATCACACAGGCAATGCGCTCAAGGCCCATGCCGGTATCGATCGAGGGCTTCGGCAATTTCTCGCGCGAACGCCCGTCCGAAAATTGCTCGTATTGCATGAACACGAGATTCCAGAACTCAAGAAAGCGATCGCCGTCTTGCTCGGGCGAACCCGGCGGGCCGCCCCAAATGTGATCGCCGCGGTCGATGAAGATTTCCGAACACGGGCCACACGGCCCCGTATCGCCCATCGACCAAAAATTGTCGGCGGTCGCGATGCGGATGATCTTGTCGTCGTTTAGGCCCGCGATCTTCTTCCAGAGCGCCGCCGCCTCATCGTCGTCATGATAGACGGTGACCAGGAGCTTGCTCTTCGCCAGCCCCATGTCCTTGGTGATCAGCGTCCAGGCCGCTTCGATTGCGCCGTCCTTGAAGTAATCGCCGAACGAGAAGTTGCCGAGCATCTCGAAGAATGTGAGGTGGCGCGCCGTGTAGCCGACATTGTCGAGATCGTTGTGCTTGCCGCCGGCGCGGACGCACTTCTGACTCGTCGCGGCGCGCGGATATGGCGGCTTGGCCGCGCCGGTGAAATAGTTCTTGAACTGTACCATGCCGGCATTGGTGAAGAGCAGCGTTGGGTCATCCTGCGGTACGAGCGAGGACGAACCCGGCAGCTCATGCTGGCGCGAGCCGAAGAAATCGAGAAATTGCCCACGGATGTCGTTGACGCTGTTCATGCCACTCAAGCCAAATCGAAGTTCCGGCTTGGTATAGGTAGTGGGCGCGTCAACGCCAAGCGCCAGACCCGCGCAGGCGCCTTGCGATTACGTCAAGGCGCCGCAATCACGGCGGTATCGTCAGTGCGCCGTCCGCTGAGAGCGGAAAGTACGGATTCCAGGCAACTTCCCAAAGGTGCCCATCAGGATCTGAAAAATACCCGGAGCGCCCGCCCCAGCTTGCGTCGTGGCCAAGCTTGGCGACCGAACCACCGGCGGCGACCGCCTCCGCGATCACCTCATCAACTTGATGCTTCTCACGCACATTGTGCGCGATGGCGATGCCGCGAAACCCACTGCCTTCCGCCGAGACCTCAGCGTCACAAGCCAAGCTCTCAAGCGGAAACAGGCAAAGCGCCACCGCACCTGCCTGCATGAACACGACTTGATCGCCGCCTTGCGACGACGCGCTGAAACCCAGTTTGGAGTAAAACGCCTTCGACCGGGTCAGATCACCAACACCGATCGTGATCAGAGAAACGCGCG
It encodes the following:
- a CDS encoding VOC family protein, with translation MEPRVSLITIGVGDLTRSKAFYSKLGFSASSQGGDQVVFMQAGAVALCLFPLESLACDAEVSAEGSGFRGIAIAHNVREKHQVDEVIAEAVAAGGSVAKLGHDASWGGRSGYFSDPDGHLWEVAWNPYFPLSADGALTIPP
- the alaS gene encoding alanine--tRNA ligase → MNSVNDIRGQFLDFFGSRQHELPGSSSLVPQDDPTLLFTNAGMVQFKNYFTGAAKPPYPRAATSQKCVRAGGKHNDLDNVGYTARHLTFFEMLGNFSFGDYFKDGAIEAAWTLITKDMGLAKSKLLVTVYHDDDEAAALWKKIAGLNDDKIIRIATADNFWSMGDTGPCGPCSEIFIDRGDHIWGGPPGSPEQDGDRFLEFWNLVFMQYEQFSDGRSREKLPKPSIDTGMGLERIACVMQGVDSVFETDLFKTLIAASEELTKTKAEGERAPSHNVIADHLRSSCFLIADGVSPSNEGRGYVLRRIMRRAMRHAHILGAKEPLMHRLAPTLIAEMGDAYPELKRAQPVIEAQLREEEERFRRTLANGLKLLEEEIGGLKGGQKLSGRTAFKLYDTFGFPLDLTQDILRGRSLEVDVAQYDAAMQEQRDQGAASWKGADGADNPAIWHSILERTKGNAFLGYGAEAGDGAVTAIVSGGAEQHELHEGATGALVFDSTPFYAESGGQSGDQGVIKFASGAEFVVEDTQKQVGALHAHVGRLVKGAVKVGDKAALEIDHERRAKIRSNHSATHLLHAALRNVLGPHVSQKGSLVEADYFRFDFSHGQAMTADEISRVEDEVNAVIRQNTEGVIKEMAPAKAIEEGALALFGEKYGDTVRVLRLGDALSHTGKAYSVELCGGTHVKRTGDIAVFAITGEGGVASGVRRIEGATGAAALAHLKAQAGLAKAIASNIKAPLAEVTERVSQLADERRRLERELADTKKKLALAGGGGGQSAPAGPESVAGVSVLARVLEGVPAKELRGLVDEGKKSIGSGVVAYVGVEDGKAALAIGVTDDLKGKVNAVDLVKAGVAAVGGQGGGGRPDMAQGGGPNGGEAAKALEAIRAALQGALAA